The following DNA comes from Brassica oleracea var. oleracea cultivar TO1000 chromosome C5, BOL, whole genome shotgun sequence.
TATATCGTAGGCCTGGGCATAATATCCGAAACCCGAACCCGAACCCGAACCCGACCCGAAAAATGGATATCGGTTCGGTTTGATATTTTGGGAAATACCCGATCGGTTTTGATTTGGTGATATTTCGGTTATCGGGGTCGGTTCGGTTTAATCCGAAATCAAACAGTTAACCCGAAATAACCAGACTTATGTATACATATAGTAATATATATGTATATACTCTCCTTTAAACCAAAACACGCGTAACATTAATTGTTTATGTTTCCAAGTTTTGCTTTTCTCACGCTAGGCGATTCCTCGTCTTCTTAATCTTGAGAAAACTCTAATTCCATATAAATCAAAGAGAGTTGATCGAAGGGACTCATGTTTCAAAACCGAAATTGGGAATTCTCTATATCTCCACCATCTGCGATTTCTCGAAATCGCTCTCAGGTATGTCTCCATTTGTTCTGTTTTGCGATTTAAGGGTTATGTAGGGTTTCGTGTAGTTGATGATGGTTTACGGTTCTATTTAACCAGTTTGTGTCTGTGATGATTGTTTAGTGTTCCAATTACTTCAATTTGACTTGTCTGAGATGGATAATTGTCTGATAATGGTTCCATTTAAGCTGTCACAGATGGATTCTTCATCAACTCCAAACCGAGTTTCGTTTGACAACAACAAAGACGTAGAGGACGAAGAAGAACAAGAATTGGCTACTCCAGATAGTAGAGGCAAACGTAAAGAATATCCTACAGCCAATGGAGCCAATAAAGCTCCCAGGATTCTTCCTCCAAGGTCCAAAATCTGGAACCATTACACAAGGACGAAGGATAAGCGTGACAAATGTATCTGTCATTACTGCAAGAAGAATTTTTGTTGTAAAACAAAATCGGGAACTAAAAACTTGCTGAAGCATATCAGCATATGCAAACAGTTCTACTCGTATTCAGATGGCCAAAGTTCAACTCAGCAAGTCATAGATGAAGAAGGGAATGTGATGTCTGCAAAAGTCAGTGAAGAAACTTTCAAAGAAGCAACGAATGAGATGATGGTGATAGGGGAGTTACCATTATGTTGGGTAGAAAGTGTGGCTTGGAAACACTTCTGTAACAAGCTATCTACTTGTTTAATTCTTTAGTTTATTGGACTAGTTTTGACTTCTTTTATATAATTTTTTTTTTATCTGTGCAGATGAAATTAGACAAACCTGTGTCAAGGAGGACCTCAACAAGAGAGATTGTAAAGATGTACTTGCAGAGGAAGGCTGCTATGAAAAAGTGGTTTGAAGCAAACAAGCAAAGAGTATCTCTGACTACTGATATTTGGGAGGCTAAAATAACCCGTAAGCATTTTGAATCTTAAATTAAATGAGTATGTACTGATATTTGGGTGCTTATAGCTAACGTGTTGGCATGCTTATTATTGTTCACAGGGGCAAGTTACATGGTGGTGACTGCGCATTACATTGATGAGTGTTGGCGACTGAAGAAGCTTATCATAGG
Coding sequences within:
- the LOC106293508 gene encoding uncharacterized protein LOC106293508 isoform X2, translating into MFQNRNWEFSISPPSAISRNRSQMDSSSTPNRVSFDNNKDVEDEEEQELATPDSRGKRKEYPTANGANKAPRILPPRSKIWNHYTRTKDKRDKCICHYCKKNFCCKTKSGTKNLLKHISICKQFYSYSDGQSSTQQVIDEEGNVMSAKVSEETFKEATNEMMVIGELPLCWVESVAWKHFYEIRQTCVKEDLNKRDCKDVLAEEGCYEKVV
- the LOC106293508 gene encoding uncharacterized protein LOC106293508 isoform X1, whose amino-acid sequence is MFQNRNWEFSISPPSAISRNRSQLSQMDSSSTPNRVSFDNNKDVEDEEEQELATPDSRGKRKEYPTANGANKAPRILPPRSKIWNHYTRTKDKRDKCICHYCKKNFCCKTKSGTKNLLKHISICKQFYSYSDGQSSTQQVIDEEGNVMSAKVSEETFKEATNEMMVIGELPLCWVESVAWKHFYEIRQTCVKEDLNKRDCKDVLAEEGCYEKVV